From a region of the Alnus glutinosa chromosome 1, dhAlnGlut1.1, whole genome shotgun sequence genome:
- the LOC133858497 gene encoding phloretin 4'-O-glucosyltransferase-like: MVRPHFLLITHPVQGHINPGLQFAKLLIRLGGCVTFVTSIAARRRMTESIALDGLSFSTFSDGYDDGFKPGDDVNHQRSEIRRCGSQVLTDLIVSGANESDPFTALIYAMLLPWVAEVASGLHLPSAILWIQPATVLDIYYYYFNSYADVIWNSSNDPSCSVKLPGLPLLAGRDMPSFLLASNTYTSALPSFQEQLEALEKESNPRILVNTFDALEPDALKAIEKFNLIGIGPLIPSAFLDGKDPSDTSFGGDLFQSSKDHYIKWLNSKPKSSVIYVSFGSLLVLAKQQMEEIARGLLDCGSPFLWVIRAKENKEEEKEEEKLSCREELEERGMIVTWCSQVEVLSHPSLGCFVTHCGWNSTLESLVSGVPVVAYPHWSDQGTNAKLIQDVWKTGVRVTANEDGIVESDEIKRCLELVIGDGEEGGEMRRNAKKWRDLAREATKEGGSSYENLKSFVDEIKEGCC; the protein is encoded by the coding sequence ATGGTCCGCCCCCACTTCCTCCTCATAACACATCCTGTTCAAGGCCATATCAATCCTGGCCTGCAATTCGCCAAGCTCCTCATTCGCTTAGGGGGTTGTGTCACCTTTGTCACCAGCATTGCCGCTCGTCGTCGCATGACCGAAAGCATTGCTCTTGATGGCTTGTCCTTCTCCACCTTCTCTGATGGCTACGATGACGGGTTTAAACCTGGTGACGATGTCAACCACCAGAGGTCCGAGATCAGACGCTGTGGCTCCCAAGTTCTCACTGATCTTATCGTGTCTGGTGCAAACGAGAGTGACCCATTTACGGCATTAATCTACGCGATGCTCCTCCCTTGGGTGGCCGAAGTTGCGAGTGGACTTCACCTCCCATCAGCAATTCTTTGGATTCAACCTGCCACAGTTTTGGACATATACTACTACTACTTCAATAGTTATGCTGATGTCATCTGGAACAGCAGCAATGACCCTTCGTGTTCAGTAAAACTACCAGGACTACCATTGCTTGCTGGCCGTGACATGCCCTCCTTTTTGCTTGCTTCAAATACGTATACTTCTGCACTTCCATCATTTCAAGAGCAACTTGAAGCACTTGAAAAAGAAAGCAACCCGAGAATTCTAGTGAATACCTTTGATGCACTAGAGCCCGATGCCTTAAAGGCGATCGAAAAGTTTAATTTGATTGGAATTGGGCCGCTAATTCCATCTGCTTTTTTGGATGGAAAAGATCCATCCGATACTTCTTTCGGAGGAGACCTTTTCCAAAGCTCCAAGGATCACTACATCAAATGGCTCAACTCTAAGCCCAAATCATCTGTTATTTACGTGTCGTTTGGGAGCTTATTGGTGTTAGCCAAGCAACAAATGGAGGAAATTGCACGCGGATTGTTGGATTGTGGCAGCCCCTTCTTGTGGGTCATAAGAGCCaaggaaaacaaagaagaagagaaggaagaagagaaactgagttgtAGAGAGGAATTGGAAGAAAGGGGAATGATAGTGACATGGTGCTCCCAGGTGGAGGTTTTGTCACACCCCTCATTGGGATGCTTTGTGACACATTGTGGATGGAATTCAACTTTGGAGAGTTTGGTTTCTGGGGTTCCTGTGGTAGCGTATCCCCATTGGTCGGATCAAGGGACAAACGCAAAACTAATCCAGGATGTGTGGAAGACAGGAGTGCGAGTAACTGCAAATGAGGATGGGATTGTTGAAAGTGATGAGATCAAGAGGTGCTTGGAATTGGTTATTGGAGATGGAGAGGAAGGGGGAGAAATGAGAAGGAATGCTAAGAAATGGAGGGATTTGGCTAGGGAGGCCACCAAGGAAGGTGGCTCTTCGTATGAGAATCTTAAATCCTTTGTGGATGAGATTAAAGAAGGATGTTGTTAG
- the LOC133866832 gene encoding protein FAR-RED IMPAIRED RESPONSE 1-like, whose amino-acid sequence MNLSQLPLISHCENECSLTHEQVEDIVPIEIDPQNANEQLKDDSLVNCRSKHKLIDEEKNVKEPKEGMLFGSTEELLEYYRNYAKQEGFGVVQKKKKKYENGDVHYITLACARQGNASSSSSNSLSKPMKTSKTGCRATVSATLVDTMWYVTNVNLGHNHDLSPGKARYIRCHKKLDLATKRKLDIDDRAGIRTNKIYNSLAVEAGGYENLTFGEKECRNYIANSRRLRLGTGGATALRDYFDRMQKVDSDFYFEMDVDDDFRLKNGRAPRAIITDQDRAMKNAIKKVFPYARHRFCLWHILKKLPEKFGSNSQYKAIKSAIRSCVYNSQTCDEFDAKWQSVLECYNLEENAWLQDLYSERSFWVPAYLNSIFWAGMTTTQRSESMNAFFDGYVKSSTSLKEFVDQYDNALRRKVEVENVADFDSFHTTISCVSRYPFEKQFQKMYTHAKFKEVQKEISEIMYCGCSCLESEGGINTYQVIEKVEISDSYIKKVCFTVYYNGVSCDVNCSCHLFEARGILCRHAMSVLTICEDVKLLPDKYFLNRWRKDLERPYKLIKSSYDPLSGNPTADRYAELSKNMLKLAAIVAPNVDHCTEVQNYVDMLTNKFSGPRCEQSPSSQSLPSAKLLPSASMTMTGDGVEVCSPLVAHTKGRKPSNRKVSAVEKAVKKSAASNKSATNPNQQRKQQRKKKQPCQRSLVDELDTSEDPFTFVTDVPHDQVIGTHSSVVTQTFGNTQPSCPVEGDFIYLS is encoded by the exons ATGAACTTATCACAACTGCCCTTGATTTCACATTGCGAAAATGAATGTTCGTTGACACATGAACAAGTTGAAGATATTGTTCCCATTGAAAtagaccctcaaaatg CTAATGAACAGTTGAAAGATGATAGTTTGGTCAATTGTCGTTCGAAGCACAAGCTTatagatgaagaaaaaaatgttaaggAACCTAAGGAGGGTATGTTATTTGGCTCCACAGAGGAACTTCTTGAATATTATAGAAATTATGCGAAGCAagagggttttggtgtggtgcagaagaagaaaaaaaagtatgaaaatggaGATGTACATTACATCACTTTAGCATGTGCTCGTCAAGGCAACGCATCATCCAGCTCAAGCAATAGCCTTTCCAAGCCAATGAAAACAAGCAAAACGGGGTGTAGGGCTACTGTGAGTGCAACATTAGTGGATACAATGTGGTATGTGACTAATGTAAATCTAGGGCATAATCACGATTTAAGCCCGGGCAAAGCGAGATATATTAGATGTCACAAGAAGTTGGATCTTGCTACAAAGAGAAAGCTTGATATAGATGATAGAGCTGGAATTCGAACAAATAAGATCTATAACTCGCTAGCCGTTGAAGCTGGGGGATACGAGAATCTcacatttggagagaaagaatgTCGCAATTATATTGCGAACTCAAGACGTCTTCGCCTTGGCACAGGAGGTGCTACAGCACTTCGTGACTACTTCGATAGAATGCAAAAAGTGGATAGTGATTTCTACTTTGAAATGGATGTGGATGATGATTTTAGgctaaaaaat GGCCGTGCGCCAAGGGCAATTATAACAGATCAAGACAgagctatgaaaaatgcaattaaaaagGTTTTTCCATATGCTCGAcataggttttgtttatggcacATACTAAAAAAACTTCCAGAAAAGTTTGGATCAAATTCACAGTACAAAGCCATTAAGAGTGCTATACGAAGTTGTGTGTATAATTCTCAAACATGTGATGAGTTTGATGCTAAATGGCAGAGTGTACTTGAGTGTTATAATCTGGAGGAGAATGCATGGCTGCAAGATTTATACAGTGAACGGAGTTTCTGGGTACCAGCATATTTGAATAGTATATTTTGGGCTGGCATGACTACCACGCAGCGTAGTGAGAGTATGAAtgcattttttgatggttatgtgAAATCGTCTACCTCATTGAAAGAATTTGTGGATCAATATGATAACGCTTTGCGTAGGAAGGTTGAGGTTGAGAATGTCGCTGATTTCGATTCTTTTCATACCACGATTTCATGTGTAAGCAGGTATCCCTTTGAGaagcaatttcaaaaaatgtacACACatgcaaagttcaaagaagttcaaAAGGAGATTTCAGAGATTATGTATTGTGGTTGCTCTTGTTTAGAAAGTGAAGGTGGAATTAATACCTACCAGGTGATTGAaaaggtagaaattagtgattCCTACATTAAGAAAGTATGCTTCACTGTTTACTATAATGGAGTTTCATGTGACGTGAACTGTAGTTGTCATTTGTTTGAAGCAAGAGGAATTTTGTGCAGACATGCCATGTCTGTACTGACTATATGTGAAGATGTGAAATTGTTGCCCGATAAATACTTTCTAAACCGATGGAGGAAGGATTTGGAGCGGCCATATAAATTAATCAAAAGTAGTTATGATCCTTTGAGTGGCAACCCTACTGCAGATCGATATGCTGAACTGAGCAAAAATATGTTGAAGTTAGCTGCAATCGTAGCACCAAACGTGGACCATTGCACGGAAGTGCAAAATTATGTTGATATGTTAACTAATAAATTTAGTGGTCCAAGATGTGAACAAAGTCCATCTTCCCAATCACTTCCAAGTGCAAAATTGCTCCCAAGTGCGTCTATGACTATGACTGGTGATGGAGTAGAGGTGTGTAGTCCTCTCGTGGCTCATACTAAAGGGAGAAAACCATCGAACAGAAAGGTGTCCGCAGTTGAAAAAGCGGTCAAAAAGTCTGCTGCATCAAACAAGAGTGCCACAAATCCCAATCAGCAGAGGAAAcaacagaggaaaaaaaaacag cCATGCCAAAGATCACTAGTAGATGAACTAGACACAAGTGAAGATCCGTTCACTTTTGTAACTGATGTTCCGCATGACCAAGTAATTGGAACTCATAGTAGTGTTGTTACACAG ACTTTTGGGAATACACAGCCATCATGTCCTGTTGAAGGAGATTTTATATACTTGTCGTAG